Proteins encoded together in one Microcebus murinus isolate Inina chromosome 16, M.murinus_Inina_mat1.0, whole genome shotgun sequence window:
- the IDUA gene encoding alpha-L-iduronidase gives MGAPRSRAARAWVVCSRAALLALLAALPAAPAEAPYLVRVDAARAVRPLRHFWRSTGFCPPLPHNQADQYVLSWDQQLNLAYVGAVPHHGIEQVRTHWLLDLITARASAGQGLSYNFTHLDKYLDLLRENQLLPGFELMGSPSGLFTDFEDKQQVFAWKDLVSLLARRYIGRYGLVHVSKWNFETWNEPDHHDFDNVSMTTQGFLNYYDACSEGLRAASAALRLGGPGDSFHAPPRSPLSWGLLEHCHSGTNFFTGELGVRLDYISLHKKGAGSSIYILEQEKAVGQQIRQLFPKFADTPIYNDEADPLVGWSQPQPWRADVTYAAMVVKVIAQHQNMLVANTSSSVHYALLSNDNAFLSYHPHPFSQRTLTARFQVNNTRPPHVQLLRKPVLTAMGLLALLDGEQLWAEVSQAGVVLDSNHTVGVLASAHSPEGSADAWRATVLVYASDDTLAHANRSVAVTLKLHGVPPGPGLVYLTRYMDNRLCSPQGEWQRAGQPDFPSAEQFRLMRAAEDPVATAPRPFPASRHLTLRPELPLPSLLLVHVCARPEKPPGQVTRLRALPLTEGQLALVWSDEYVGSKCLWTYEIQFSQDGKVYTPVSRKPSTFNLFVFSPDTAVVSGSYRVRALDYWARPGPFSDPVSYLEVPAPGGSPAPGDP, from the exons ATGGGAGCTCCGCGgtcccgcgccgcccgcgcctgGGTCGTGTGCTCCCGCGCCGCGCTGCTCGCGCTGCTGGCTGCGCTCCCGGCCGCCCCGGCCGAAGCCCCGTACCTGGTGCGCGTGGACGCGGCCCGCGCAGTGCGGCCCCTGCGGCACTTCTGGAGGAGCACGGGCTTCTG TCCCCCGCTGCCACACAACCAGGCCGACCAGTACGTCCTCAGCTGGGACCAGCAGCTGAACCTCGCCTACGTGGGTGCTGTCCCTCACCATGGCATTGAGCAGGTCCGGACTCACTGGCTGCTCGACCTCATCACAGCCAG GGCATCAGCTGGGCAGGGCTTGAGCTACAACTTCACCCACCTGGACAAGTACCTGGACCTTCTCAGGGAGAATCAGCTCCTCCCAG GATTTGAGCTGATGGGCAGCCCCTCGGGACTCTTCACTGACTTTGAGGACAAGCAGCAGGTGTTTGCGTGGAAGGACCTGGTCTCTCTCCTAGCCAGGAGATACATTG GGAGGTATGGACTTGTGCATGTTTCCAAGTGGAATTTCGAGACATGGAATGAGCCGGACCACCACGACTTTGACAACGTCTCCATGACCACGCAAG GCTTCCTGAATTACTATGATGCCTGCTCCGAGGGGCTGCGTGCTGCCAGTGCCGCTCTGCGGCTGGGCGGTCCTGGTGACTCCTTCCACGCCCCGCCGCGTTCTCCGCTGAGCTGGGGCCTCCTGGAGCACTGCCACAGCGGCACCAACTTCTTCACGGGGGAGCTGGGCGTGCGGCTGGACTACATCTCCCTCCACAAGAAG GGTGCGGGCAGCTCCATCTACATCCTGGAGCAGGAGAAGGCGGTAGGGCAGCAGATACGGCAGCTCTTCCCCAAGTTCGCTGACACCCCCATTTACAACGACGAGGCGGACCCACTGGTGGGCTGGTCTCAGCCGCAGCCGTGGAGGGCCGACGTGACCTATGCAGCCATGGTTGTGAAG GTCATCGCCCAGCACCAGAACATGCTAGTGGCTAACACCAGCTCCTCCGTCCACTATGCGCTCCTGAGCAACGACAACGCCTTCTTGAGCTACCACCCACACCCCTTCTCGCAGCGCACGCTCACCGCACGCTTCCAGGTCAACAACACCCGCCCGCCCCACGTGCAGCTGCTGCGCAAGCCGGTGCTCACGGCCATGGGGCTGCTGGCTCTGCTGG ATGGGGAGCAGCTCTGGGCTGAGGTGTCACAGGCTGGCGTGGTCCTGGACAGCAACCACACAGTGGGCGTCCTGGCCAGTGCCCACAGCCCGGAGGGCTCTGCTGATGCCTGGCGTGCCACGGTGCTGGTCTACGCAAGTGACGACACCCTCGCCCACGCCAACCGCAGCGTTGCAGTGACCCTAAAGCTGCATGGCGTGCCCCCTGGCCCAG GGCTGGTCTACCTCACACGCTACATGGACAACCGGCTCTGCAGCCCCCAAGGCGAGTGGCAGCGCGCTGGCCAGCCAGACTTCCCCTCCGCGGAGCAGTTCCGGCTCATGCGTGCAGCTGAG GACCCTGTGGCCACAGCACCACGCCCTTTCCCTGCCAGTCGCCACCTGACCCTGCGCCCAGAGCTCCCGCTGCCCTCGCTCCTGctggtgcatgtgtgtgcacgcccAGAGAAGCCACCTGGCCAG gtcACCCGGCTCCGTGCACTGCCCCTGACTGAGGGGCAACTGGCTCTGGTCTGGTCGGATGAGTACGTGGGCTCCAA GTGCCTGTGGACATATGAGATCCAATTCTCCCAGGATGGTAAGGTGTATACCCCGGTCAGCAGGAAGCCATCAACGTTTAACCTCTTTGTGTTTAGCCCAG ACACAGCTGTTGTCTCGGGTTCCTACCGAGTTCGAGCACTGGACTACTGGGCCCGGCCAGGCCCCTTCTCGGACCCTGTGTCATATCTGGAGGTCCCTGCCCCAGGAGGGTCACCAGCCCCTGGTGACCCGTGA
- the SLC26A1 gene encoding sulfate anion transporter 1 translates to MEVSSEPLQQGRGLVLVRRQPPVPQGLRKTLKARLLRSCTCSLPRARALVQDLIPATRWLRQYRPREYLAGDIMSGLVIGIILVPQAIAYSLLAGLQPIYSLYTSFFANLIYFFMGTSRHISVGIFSLLCLMVGQVVDRELHLAGFDPSQDSLGPRANGSNLNDSAATLVLGPPDCGRDCYAIRVATALTLVAGVYQVLMGVLQLGFVSAYLSQPLLDGFAMGASVTILTSQLRHLLGVRMPRHQGLGMVVSTWLSLLRSASQANVCDVVTSTICLAVLLVAKELSDRCRHRLRVPLPTELLVIVVATLVSHFGQLHERFGSSVAGNIPTGFVVPRVPDPELMQRVALDAVALALVGSAFSISLAEMFAHNHGYSIRANQELLAVGCCNVLPAFFHCFATSAALAKSLVKTSTGCRTQLSSVVSAAVVLLVLLVLAPLFRDLQRSVLACVIVVSLRGALRKVRDLPRLWRLSPADALVWMGTAATCVLVSTEAGLLAGVILSLLSLVGRTQRPHAALLARIGDSAFYEDTTEFEGLVPEPRVQVFRFSGPLYYANKDFFLQSLYSLTGLDAGRLAARRKERSSEVGASETDPVESKDGPGSSRAALVPTAAGFHTVVIDCAPLLFLDTTGMATLQGLRQDYKALGISLLLACCSPPVRDALGKGGFLREDQGDVAEEEQLFHSVHSAVLAARARHGELAAADSTL, encoded by the exons ATGGAGGTGTCCTCTGAGCCCCTgcagcagggcagggggctggTGCTGGTCCGACGGCAGCCCCCGGTGCCCCAGGGTCTGCGCAAAACACTGAAGGCCAGGCTGCTGCGGAGCTGCACGTGCAGCCTGCCACGAGCCAGGGCACTGGTGCAGGACCTGATCCCTGCCACGCGCTGGCTGCGCCAGTACCGCCCTCGGGAGTACCTGGCGGGTGACATCATGTCAGGTCTAGTCATTGGCATCATCCTGGTGCCGCAGGCCATCGCCTACTCGCTGCTGGCCGGGCTGCAGCCCATCTACAGCCTTTACACGTCCTTCTTCGCCAACCTCATCTACTTCTTCATGGGCACCTCGCGCCACATCTCCGTGGGCATCTTCAGTCTGCTCTGCCTCATGGTGGGGCAAGTGGTTGACCGCGAGCTCCACCTGGCTGGCTTCGACCCCTCCCAGGACAGCCTGGGGCCCAGAGCCAACGGCAGCAACCTCAACGACTCAGCTGCCACGCTGGTGCTTGGGCCTCCCGACTGTGGGCGGGACTGCTACGCCATCCGCGTCGCCACTGCCCTCACACTGGTGGCCGGGGTTTACCAG GTCCTTATGGGCGTCCTCCAGCTGGGCTTCGTGTCCGCCTACCTCTCGCAGCCGCTGCTCGATGGCTTTGCCATGGGGGCCTCCGTGACCATCCTGACCTCGCAGCTCAGGCACCTGCTGGGCGTGCGGATGCCTCGGCAccaggggctgggcatggtggtcagCACATGGCTAAGCCTGCTTCGTAGCGCCAGCCAGGCCAACGTGTGCGATGTGGTCACCAGCACTATATGTCTGGCAGTGCTGCTGGTTGCTAAGGAGCTTTCAGACCGCTGCCGGCACCGCCTGAGGGTGCCACTGCCCACAGAGCTTCTGGTCATTGTGGTGGCCACGCTTGTGTCCCACTTTGGGCAGCTCCATGAGCGCTTTGGCTCAAGTGTGGCTGGCAACATCCCCACTGGTTTTGTGGTTCCACGGGTGCCAGACCCAGAGCTGATGCAGCGTGTGGCCCTGGACGCCGTGGCCCTGGCCCTCGTGGGCTCAGCCTTCTCCATCTCACTAGCGGAGATGTTCGCCCACAACCATGGCTACTCCATCCGCGCCaaccaggagctgctggccgtGGGCTGCTGCAACGTGCTGCCTGCCTTCTTCCACTGCTTTGCCACCAGCGCTGCCCTTGCCAAGAGCCTGGTGAAGACCTCCACTGGCTGCCGGACGCAGCTGTCCAGTGTGGTCAGCGCCGCCGTGGTGCTGCTAGTGCTGCTGGTGCTGGCGCCACTGTTCCGGGACCTGCAGCGGAGCGTGCTGGCGTGTGTCATTGTTGTCAGCCTGCGTGGGGCCCTACGCAAGGTGAGAGATCTCCCTCGGCTGTGGCGGCTGAGCCCAGCTGATGCGCTGGTCTGGATGGGCACCGCGGCCACCTGCGTGCTGGTCAGCACTGAGGCCGGGCTGCTGGCCGGCGTGATCCTCTCGCTGCTCAGCCTGGTGGGCCGTACACAGCGCCCACATGCTGCCTTACTCGCCCGCATCGGGGACTCAGCATTCTACGAGGATACCACAGAATTTGAGGGCCTCGTCCCTGAGCCCAGGGTCCAGGTGTTCCGCTTCTCAGGGCCACTCTACTATGCCAACAAGGACTTCTTCCTGCAGTCCCTCTACAGCCTCACGGGGCTAGACGCAGGGCGCTTGGCTGCCAGAAGGAAGGAACGGAGCTCAGAGGTGGGGGCCAGCGAAACAGACCCTGTCGAGAGCAAAGATGGCCCCGGGAGCAGCAGGGCCGCGCTGGTGCCTACAGCGGCGGGCTTCCACACAGTGGTCATTGACTGTGCCCCGCTGCTGTTCCTGGATACGACTGGCATGGCCACACTGCAGGGTCTGCGCCAAGACTATAAGGCCCTGGGCATCAGCCTGCTCCTGGCCTGTTGCAGCCCCCCAGTGAGGGATGCTCTGGGGAAAGGTGGCTTCCTCAGGGAGGACCAGGGGGACGTGGCTGAGGAGGAACAGCTGTTCCACAGCGTGCACAGTGCCGTTCTGGCAGCACGAGCCCGCCATGGGGAGCTGGCGGCTGCCGACTCCACCCTCTAG